Proteins encoded within one genomic window of Flavobacterium gilvum:
- a CDS encoding alpha-L-rhamnosidase-related protein produces MNSSSTLFQKIKMLVGICAFLFMTESALAQTWIWYPGDFEVWLSNKMQVRRTEREAVFPPLWQYYSPYALVTFQTEVDIPKPDEVKIYAEGSFQLLLDGVQVYGQPKSIIIPAGKHKISFKVYNQEVLPAIYIAGKYVKSDASWKVTNEDKLWIDETGKAQQSGTPWVPVGSWNFDSPENKPSGFKLTTKPWNAKKTEKVGAGELVDFGKETFGYIKIHGLKGKGKVALYYGESREEALDTAKCETLDHLSFDGKQSETYTHDGSKAFRYVRVQADATVKYDSISMLYEYLPLDYRGAFKSSDQQLNKIWDVSAYTMHLTSREFFIDGIKRDRWVWSGDAYQSYLMNYYLFFDSASVERTLLALRGKEPVTAHINIIMDYSLYWFVGVYDYYLHTGDTKFIKTFYPRMKSLMDFCLKRRNTNGFLEPLEGDWVFIDWADGLPKTGEVSFEQMLLARSLEAMAVSAEIAGEKEDQKQYQKLAVDLKTKLFDVFWDKKQNVMKHQRIDGKMQDIVTRYANMFGIFFNYFTEEQKQSIKNKVLLNNDILKITTPYMRFYELEALCAMGEQSYVLKEMKDYWGGMLKEGATSFWEEYNPNKKGAEHLAMYGRPYGKSLCHAWGSSPIYLLGKYYLGVKPTAPGYAEYEIKPNLGGLEWMEGKVPTPKGEVALRVSKSEIKVKASEGEGKLIFESQNKPKSSSGTITQLAKNKYQLVVKPNVEYKVSYKGI; encoded by the coding sequence ATGAATTCATCTTCTACTTTGTTTCAAAAAATTAAGATGCTGGTTGGCATTTGTGCTTTTCTGTTTATGACCGAAAGTGCTTTGGCCCAAACCTGGATTTGGTATCCTGGAGATTTCGAAGTTTGGTTAAGCAATAAAATGCAGGTAAGACGTACAGAACGTGAAGCGGTTTTTCCACCGCTTTGGCAATATTACAGTCCTTATGCCTTGGTAACTTTTCAAACAGAAGTAGATATTCCAAAACCAGACGAGGTAAAAATCTACGCAGAAGGATCTTTTCAATTACTATTGGACGGTGTTCAAGTTTACGGACAACCAAAATCAATAATAATTCCTGCGGGAAAACACAAAATTTCATTTAAAGTTTATAATCAAGAAGTGTTGCCAGCTATTTATATTGCAGGTAAATATGTTAAATCTGATGCATCTTGGAAGGTGACCAATGAAGATAAACTTTGGATTGATGAAACCGGAAAAGCACAACAATCAGGAACACCATGGGTGCCTGTTGGTTCTTGGAATTTTGATTCACCAGAGAACAAACCTTCTGGATTTAAACTAACAACCAAACCCTGGAATGCAAAAAAAACAGAAAAAGTAGGAGCTGGTGAGTTGGTGGATTTTGGCAAAGAAACTTTTGGTTACATTAAAATTCACGGTTTAAAAGGAAAAGGTAAAGTAGCACTTTATTATGGTGAATCTCGTGAGGAAGCACTGGATACTGCCAAATGCGAAACATTAGACCACTTATCTTTTGATGGAAAACAGTCCGAAACATACACACATGATGGATCGAAAGCATTCCGCTATGTGCGAGTACAAGCAGATGCAACGGTAAAATATGATTCTATTTCGATGCTTTATGAATATTTGCCATTAGACTATCGTGGTGCATTTAAATCTTCAGATCAACAATTGAATAAAATTTGGGATGTGTCGGCTTACACTATGCATTTAACGTCTCGCGAATTTTTTATAGATGGGATTAAGCGCGACCGTTGGGTTTGGTCAGGCGACGCTTATCAAAGTTATTTAATGAATTATTATTTATTCTTTGATTCGGCTTCTGTTGAACGAACGCTGTTGGCGCTTCGTGGTAAAGAACCTGTGACGGCTCATATTAATATCATAATGGATTATTCGCTGTATTGGTTTGTTGGAGTTTATGATTATTATTTACACACGGGCGATACGAAATTTATCAAAACTTTTTATCCGCGAATGAAATCACTTATGGATTTCTGTTTAAAAAGAAGAAACACAAACGGATTCCTTGAACCATTAGAAGGTGATTGGGTTTTTATTGATTGGGCTGACGGATTACCCAAAACGGGCGAGGTTAGTTTTGAACAAATGCTTCTAGCGAGAAGTTTGGAAGCGATGGCTGTTAGTGCTGAAATTGCAGGTGAAAAGGAAGACCAAAAACAGTATCAAAAATTAGCTGTTGATTTAAAAACAAAATTATTTGATGTGTTTTGGGATAAAAAACAAAACGTCATGAAGCACCAACGCATTGACGGTAAAATGCAAGATATTGTAACTAGATACGCTAATATGTTCGGTATTTTCTTTAATTATTTTACTGAAGAACAAAAGCAAAGCATTAAAAATAAGGTGTTGCTCAATAATGATATTCTTAAAATCACAACACCGTATATGCGTTTTTATGAGTTGGAAGCCTTGTGTGCGATGGGCGAGCAATCTTATGTTCTGAAAGAAATGAAAGACTATTGGGGAGGAATGTTAAAAGAAGGCGCTACTTCTTTTTGGGAAGAATATAATCCAAACAAAAAGGGAGCAGAACATTTAGCGATGTATGGACGCCCTTATGGGAAAAGCCTTTGCCACGCCTGGGGTTCAAGCCCAATTTATTTGCTTGGAAAATATTATTTGGGCGTAAAACCAACAGCTCCGGGTTATGCTGAATACGAAATCAAACCGAATTTGGGTGGATTGGAATGGATGGAAGGTAAAGTGCCTACGCCAAAAGGAGAAGTAGCTTTACGTGTGAGCAAGTCTGAAATAAAAGTAAAAGCATCTGAAGGAGAAGGAAAATTGATTTTCGAAAGTCAAAATAAACCAAAATCAAGTTCAGGAACAATTACCCAATTGGCAAAAAATAAATACCAATTGGTTGTAAAACCAAATGTGGAATATAAAGTGAGTTATAAAGGGATTTAA
- a CDS encoding glycoside hydrolase family 2 TIM barrel-domain containing protein, with translation MFKSIHIYHLSKFRFSIVFFLFSICVSQAQSVTGEPAGVPELHKKYEFAPWEDPTVTSINRQPSRATAYSYTNIEDALKGDRTKSRIQMLNGDWNFKYAVNLKEASKDFYKTNVSGWDKIEVPSNWEMKGYDNPIYKSAVYPFRPINPPYIPKDYNGIGSYQRSFTVPANWKDMTVTLHFGGVSSGFQVWLNGEFLGYGEDSCLPSEFDITPYLKEGENVVSVQVIRWADGSYLEDQDHWRVSGIQREVFIMAEPKLRIQDFFVQTKLDKEYKDAIFKLRPKVENLTGEKIKGYTFNVQLYDDNNVAMFKEPLKRPVIDLINESYPRLDNVRFGFFQETIKNPKKWSSEEPNLYTLVVSIKDKNGNITEAKSCKVGFRSIEFSKENGKMLINGKETHVYGVNRHDHNPTRGKAVTREDIKQDITTIKKFNFNFIRTSHYPNDPYFYELCDQYGIMVMDEANQETHGIGGKLSNDPLWTNAYMERMTRMVERDKNHPSVVMWSLGNEGGKGPNHAAMSGWVHDFDITRPVHYEPAQGNAKLDGYIDPLDPRYPKTIDHAYRYENPQDDSYVDMVSRFYPGVFTPKFLVDQKKDTRPIIFVEYSHAMGNSVGNLKELWDEFRSLPRVIGGCIWEFKDQGLVKFDSRSGQQYFAHGGDFGEKYHDGNFNTKGLVDSNGKPKGSIFENKWVYQPATSTLKDGNQLEIKNRQAVKSLEGYIPVIKILENGNVIKTQVLKPFNLEAGQSTTLNVNPYLPKMKSDAEYILNIEFQLSKEELWASKGYVVAEDQFLLKKKEAVSLVSKKENLNVAETDADFKIKGKTFDITIGKTNGALTSYVFNGEEQVFAPLLPNFVRPLTDNDKRGWKPQKNMKQWYRAKPKLTNIKMDKSASEIKITSDYEIIKDSANVSVVYNIKQDGTIKVDYSLKASNKLPNIPKIGMQMGVQRKFDQISWYGKGELENYSDRSFGSFVGKYSLSINDFVEHYVKPQENGNRCDVRWMALTTPQKNKGFLVVNDNKVLSMSAWPYTQENLAAAVHTFDLKDPGFLTVNIDLIQMGVGGNDSWTSVSQPLEKYQIKSGDYQYSFYLVPFFGSKEELENSLKKFKY, from the coding sequence ATGTTTAAGTCAATTCATATTTATCATCTTTCAAAGTTTCGATTTTCGATAGTATTTTTCTTGTTTAGCATTTGCGTCAGCCAGGCGCAATCTGTGACTGGAGAACCTGCGGGCGTTCCCGAATTGCATAAAAAGTATGAATTTGCGCCTTGGGAAGATCCAACGGTAACGAGTATAAATAGACAACCATCACGAGCAACTGCATATTCATACACCAATATTGAAGATGCCTTAAAGGGAGACCGAACTAAGAGCCGAATCCAAATGCTAAACGGCGATTGGAACTTCAAATATGCGGTAAATCTCAAAGAAGCGTCTAAAGATTTTTATAAAACAAATGTATCAGGATGGGACAAAATCGAAGTGCCTTCCAATTGGGAAATGAAAGGTTATGACAACCCTATTTATAAAAGTGCCGTTTATCCTTTCAGACCAATAAATCCTCCTTATATCCCGAAAGATTATAACGGAATAGGTTCGTATCAACGCAGTTTTACAGTTCCTGCAAACTGGAAAGATATGACCGTTACGCTGCATTTTGGCGGAGTAAGTTCTGGTTTTCAGGTTTGGTTGAATGGTGAATTTTTGGGTTATGGAGAGGATAGTTGTTTGCCGTCAGAATTTGATATTACGCCTTATTTAAAAGAAGGAGAAAATGTAGTTTCGGTACAGGTGATCCGTTGGGCAGACGGTTCGTATCTGGAAGATCAGGACCATTGGCGCGTGAGCGGAATCCAACGCGAAGTTTTTATTATGGCAGAGCCAAAACTACGCATTCAGGATTTCTTTGTTCAAACCAAATTAGACAAAGAATACAAAGACGCGATTTTTAAACTACGCCCAAAAGTTGAAAATCTGACAGGAGAAAAAATCAAAGGTTATACGTTTAACGTTCAATTGTACGATGACAATAATGTGGCGATGTTCAAAGAACCGCTGAAAAGACCTGTTATAGATTTAATCAACGAAAGTTATCCCCGTTTGGATAATGTTCGTTTTGGATTTTTTCAGGAAACGATAAAAAACCCCAAGAAATGGAGTTCCGAAGAACCTAATTTGTACACTTTAGTTGTTTCGATAAAAGATAAAAATGGGAACATTACCGAAGCCAAAAGTTGTAAAGTAGGTTTTCGTTCGATTGAATTCTCTAAAGAGAACGGCAAAATGCTCATCAACGGAAAAGAAACTCATGTGTATGGTGTAAACCGTCACGATCATAATCCTACAAGAGGAAAAGCGGTTACAAGAGAAGATATCAAACAAGATATTACGACGATTAAAAAGTTTAATTTCAACTTTATACGTACAAGCCATTATCCAAATGATCCTTATTTTTATGAATTATGTGATCAGTATGGAATCATGGTAATGGACGAAGCCAATCAGGAAACACACGGAATTGGCGGGAAATTAAGCAATGATCCGCTTTGGACAAATGCCTATATGGAACGAATGACCCGAATGGTAGAAAGAGATAAAAATCATCCATCAGTCGTGATGTGGAGTTTGGGTAATGAAGGTGGAAAAGGACCGAACCACGCTGCAATGTCGGGTTGGGTTCATGATTTTGATATCACGCGTCCGGTACATTATGAACCGGCGCAGGGAAATGCAAAATTAGACGGTTACATCGATCCGCTTGATCCAAGATATCCAAAAACCATTGATCACGCTTATCGTTACGAGAATCCGCAGGATGACTCGTATGTCGATATGGTCAGCCGTTTTTATCCAGGTGTTTTTACTCCGAAATTTTTAGTGGATCAAAAGAAAGATACGCGACCAATTATTTTTGTGGAATACTCACACGCAATGGGAAATTCGGTTGGAAATTTAAAAGAATTATGGGATGAATTCCGCTCGCTTCCAAGAGTTATTGGCGGTTGTATTTGGGAATTTAAAGATCAGGGATTGGTAAAATTCGATTCAAGATCAGGTCAGCAATATTTTGCGCATGGCGGTGATTTTGGCGAAAAATACCATGACGGAAATTTCAATACGAAAGGTCTTGTCGATTCCAACGGAAAACCAAAAGGGTCGATTTTTGAAAATAAATGGGTATATCAGCCAGCAACTTCGACTTTGAAAGACGGTAATCAATTGGAAATTAAAAACCGTCAAGCCGTTAAATCATTAGAGGGATATATTCCGGTCATAAAAATTCTGGAAAACGGAAATGTAATCAAAACGCAGGTTTTAAAACCGTTTAATTTGGAAGCAGGACAATCGACAACTTTGAATGTTAACCCGTATTTACCAAAAATGAAATCGGATGCCGAGTATATTTTAAATATCGAATTTCAGCTTTCAAAAGAGGAGCTTTGGGCTTCAAAAGGTTATGTTGTTGCCGAAGATCAATTTTTGCTGAAAAAGAAAGAAGCGGTTTCATTGGTTTCCAAAAAAGAAAATCTAAATGTTGCCGAAACCGATGCTGATTTTAAAATAAAAGGAAAAACTTTTGATATCACAATCGGTAAAACAAACGGAGCGTTGACTTCGTATGTTTTCAATGGCGAAGAACAGGTTTTTGCTCCTTTGCTTCCAAATTTCGTACGACCACTTACCGATAATGATAAACGAGGTTGGAAACCACAAAAAAACATGAAACAATGGTATCGGGCAAAACCAAAACTGACGAATATCAAAATGGACAAATCAGCTTCTGAAATTAAAATCACTAGCGATTATGAAATTATAAAAGATAGTGCCAATGTTAGCGTGGTGTACAACATCAAGCAAGACGGAACCATAAAAGTGGATTACAGTTTAAAAGCTTCCAATAAATTACCAAACATTCCGAAAATTGGTATGCAAATGGGCGTTCAAAGAAAGTTTGATCAAATTTCGTGGTACGGAAAAGGAGAATTGGAAAATTACAGCGACCGAAGTTTTGGTTCGTTTGTTGGGAAATATTCGTTGTCAATTAATGACTTTGTAGAGCATTACGTAAAACCACAAGAAAACGGAAATCGATGCGATGTAAGATGGATGGCTTTGACAACACCTCAAAAAAATAAAGGGTTTCTGGTTGTCAACGATAACAAAGTTTTAAGCATGAGTGCGTGGCCGTATACACAGGAAAATTTGGCCGCTGCGGTTCATACTTTTGACCTAAAAGACCCCGGATTTTTGACGGTAAATATTGATTTAATCCAAATGGGAGTGGGAGGAAATGACAGTTGGACATCGGTTTCGCAACCATTGGAAAAATACCAAATTAAATCGGGGGATTATCAGTATAGTTTTTATTTGGTTCCATTTTTTGGTTCAAAAGAGGAACTGGAAAACAGTTTGAAGAAGTTTAAGTATTAA
- a CDS encoding glycoside hydrolase family protein, with protein MKIKYLIITITALFIASCATTKFKKRDITDAVMNEIYNEVKTPYKYGLVMVPTDNSYKMDCPSVFRKDNKWFMTYLIYDGRGYETWLAESNDLLHWKHLGKVMSFSTDETHWDVNQKAGYISLQDYTWDGSYEWKKYDDKYWMSYFGGNTKGYEAGILSIGMAYTKESPTKPHEFERLPKPILTPKDADVSFWDNSTMYKNSVIEDKERITGSKFIMYYNARGDSLKPAKGAERIGMAVSNDMVHWKRYGKKALLNHHKGITGDAFIQRINDTWVMFYFGAFWTGWDQGAFNRFAVSNDLVNWKEWKGDNLIESSEPYDDKFAHKSFVVKHNGVVYHFYCAVNKADQRGIAVATSRDIGKSSLNFVAPPEKVKKN; from the coding sequence ATGAAAATTAAATACTTAATTATTACCATTACTGCCCTTTTCATAGCGAGTTGTGCAACCACTAAATTTAAAAAGCGTGACATTACAGATGCTGTAATGAACGAGATTTACAACGAGGTAAAAACGCCATACAAATACGGTTTGGTAATGGTGCCAACGGACAACTCATATAAAATGGATTGCCCATCGGTTTTTAGAAAAGACAATAAATGGTTTATGACCTATCTGATTTATGATGGAAGAGGTTACGAAACTTGGTTAGCAGAAAGCAATGATTTATTACATTGGAAACATCTTGGAAAAGTAATGTCTTTTTCTACCGATGAAACCCATTGGGATGTCAACCAAAAAGCAGGATACATTTCCTTGCAGGACTATACTTGGGACGGAAGCTACGAATGGAAAAAATATGATGACAAATATTGGATGAGTTATTTTGGTGGAAATACAAAAGGTTACGAAGCGGGGATTTTGTCAATTGGGATGGCATATACTAAAGAATCACCAACAAAGCCGCATGAATTTGAGCGTTTACCAAAACCTATTTTAACGCCAAAAGATGCCGATGTGAGTTTTTGGGATAATAGTACCATGTACAAAAACTCGGTTATCGAAGACAAAGAACGCATTACTGGCAGTAAATTTATCATGTATTACAATGCTCGTGGCGATAGTTTGAAACCGGCAAAGGGAGCCGAACGTATCGGAATGGCGGTTTCTAACGACATGGTTCACTGGAAACGCTACGGCAAAAAAGCCTTATTGAATCACCACAAAGGAATTACGGGCGATGCTTTTATTCAGCGAATTAATGATACTTGGGTGATGTTCTATTTTGGAGCTTTTTGGACGGGCTGGGATCAAGGTGCATTCAACCGTTTTGCGGTTTCAAATGATTTGGTGAATTGGAAAGAGTGGAAAGGGGATAATTTAATAGAATCATCAGAACCTTATGACGACAAGTTCGCTCATAAGTCATTTGTGGTAAAACACAACGGCGTGGTGTATCATTTTTATTGCGCGGTGAACAAAGCCGATCAACGCGGAATTGCAGTTGCCACATCAAGAGACATTGGTAAAAGCAGTCTGAATTTTGTGGCTCCGCCGGAGAAGGTTAAAAAGAATTAA
- a CDS encoding sodium:solute symporter, with the protein MNSIYDKLTTLDFIIVAVYLVTLLVIGYIVSVKQSKKNETLFMAGNSLNWYNIGFNMWGTNVGPSSLLAFASIGYATGIVAGNFEWYAFVFLLLLAIVFAPRYIASKVSTMPEYMGKRYGDSTQNILAWYAMVKILVSWLSLGLFSGGVLVRQILGIPMWQSVTVLVIFSGIFTFAGGLKAIAKVNVFQMILLIVVSLTLSYLGLQKVGGIDVLISKTPSNFWNLVRPSDDASYPWPAILLGYPVAAVAFFCTDQSMVQSVLGAKNLEQGQLGVNFIGWLKVMALPLFILPGILCSVLFPELGKNSDLAYMTMVTNLFPSGMNGLVICVMIAVLVGTIGSSLNALSTVFTNDIYVKKINPTASIKEQIKIGRITVAAGCLFAILIAVAIDNIKGQNLFNIFQAVLGFLAPSLSVVFLLSIFWKRTTKKAVNGILSWGSAFSLFIGILYLWIFPADVYKIWPHFLLISFYIFVVLMIAAIAISLIDKNPETNFVSETDVPKTSKRVKVLFVLLGLVILSLYLIFNFN; encoded by the coding sequence ATGAATAGCATCTACGATAAATTAACGACTTTAGATTTTATCATTGTTGCTGTTTATTTGGTGACCTTATTGGTTATTGGTTATATAGTGAGCGTAAAGCAAAGCAAGAAGAACGAGACTCTTTTTATGGCAGGAAACTCACTTAACTGGTACAATATCGGGTTCAATATGTGGGGGACAAATGTTGGTCCTTCCTCCTTATTGGCGTTTGCCAGTATTGGTTATGCAACGGGAATCGTAGCCGGAAATTTTGAGTGGTATGCTTTCGTGTTTTTATTGTTGTTGGCCATCGTTTTTGCACCGCGATACATTGCCAGCAAGGTAAGCACGATGCCCGAATATATGGGAAAACGATATGGCGACAGCACCCAGAATATTTTGGCCTGGTACGCCATGGTGAAAATTTTGGTGAGTTGGTTGTCGTTGGGATTGTTTAGCGGAGGGGTTTTGGTACGTCAGATTTTAGGAATCCCAATGTGGCAAAGTGTTACTGTTTTAGTGATTTTTTCGGGGATTTTTACTTTTGCCGGAGGCTTGAAAGCTATTGCCAAAGTAAATGTTTTTCAGATGATTTTATTGATTGTCGTTTCGCTGACTCTTTCGTATTTGGGATTGCAAAAAGTAGGCGGAATAGATGTTTTAATTTCAAAAACGCCTTCCAATTTCTGGAATTTAGTTCGGCCTTCAGACGATGCAAGTTATCCATGGCCTGCCATTTTATTGGGATATCCGGTTGCGGCAGTAGCATTTTTCTGTACCGATCAATCGATGGTTCAGAGTGTTTTGGGCGCCAAAAATCTGGAACAGGGACAATTGGGAGTCAACTTTATAGGCTGGCTGAAAGTTATGGCTTTACCTCTGTTTATTTTGCCGGGAATTCTGTGTTCGGTTTTATTTCCGGAATTGGGTAAAAACTCGGATTTGGCCTATATGACCATGGTGACAAATTTATTTCCAAGCGGAATGAACGGGTTGGTAATTTGTGTGATGATTGCCGTTTTGGTGGGAACAATTGGTTCTTCTTTGAATGCGTTGAGTACGGTTTTTACAAATGATATTTATGTAAAAAAAATCAATCCGACAGCATCGATTAAAGAACAAATAAAAATTGGACGTATTACTGTTGCTGCGGGATGTTTGTTTGCCATACTTATTGCAGTTGCGATTGACAATATCAAAGGGCAAAATTTATTTAATATTTTTCAGGCGGTTTTGGGCTTTTTGGCACCATCATTGTCTGTTGTTTTTTTGTTGAGTATTTTTTGGAAACGTACGACAAAAAAAGCTGTAAATGGTATATTGTCTTGGGGTTCAGCCTTTAGCTTATTCATCGGGATTCTGTATTTATGGATTTTTCCTGCCGATGTTTACAAAATTTGGCCTCACTTTTTGTTGATATCCTTTTACATTTTTGTAGTTTTAATGATTGCGGCGATTGCCATTTCATTAATTGATAAAAATCCGGAAACTAATTTTGTTAGTGAAACCGATGTTCCAAAAACCAGTAAACGAGTGAAGGTATTATTCGTTTTGTTGGGATTGGTAATTTTGAGTTTATATCTCATTTTTAATTTTAATTAA
- a CDS encoding Gfo/Idh/MocA family protein, producing MLKIAILGLGEGRSTMSAAIESSKLELVKICDRNEDLCKQRAKEFDFHSYTTNYDDLLNDNSIDIIAIYTPDHLHAQHVKQALLHGKHVVCTKPFIDDLSDAKELLELSKTTGKKVFIGQSSRFFEPAKRQRADFEAGLIGDLITIEAQYHADHRWFLKKEWSLLQSFKWLYGGLSHPVDFIRWYLPNIEEVMGYGMISSNGKSAGLKNEDTMHFIFKATDGRIARVSGVYTSPTQPAQRDSGMSTILRATEGASQADYHELRYAVTDKTGEEKVITWGDSTIKYYFRFEGQSHHGGEYQNYLEYFVDSIEQGFTAYPDMEEGIGTVALLQAMDKSLQTGMPIKIADVLNEYGL from the coding sequence ATGTTAAAAATAGCTATTCTTGGACTTGGAGAAGGACGAAGTACGATGTCAGCCGCTATAGAAAGCTCAAAATTAGAGCTTGTAAAAATATGCGACAGAAATGAGGATTTGTGTAAGCAAAGAGCAAAGGAGTTTGATTTTCATTCTTATACCACCAATTACGATGATTTATTAAATGATAATTCAATAGATATAATTGCGATTTATACACCGGATCATTTGCATGCGCAACATGTAAAGCAGGCATTATTGCACGGAAAACATGTGGTTTGTACCAAACCTTTCATTGATGATCTTTCGGATGCCAAAGAACTATTGGAACTGAGCAAAACAACAGGAAAAAAAGTATTTATTGGTCAAAGTTCCCGTTTTTTTGAACCGGCAAAAAGACAAAGAGCCGATTTTGAAGCTGGATTAATAGGTGATTTAATTACAATTGAAGCACAATATCATGCTGACCATCGTTGGTTTTTGAAAAAAGAATGGTCTTTGCTACAATCTTTCAAATGGTTGTACGGAGGTTTGAGCCATCCTGTAGATTTTATCAGATGGTATTTGCCAAATATTGAGGAAGTGATGGGCTACGGAATGATTAGCAGTAATGGAAAATCAGCCGGATTAAAAAATGAGGATACCATGCATTTTATCTTCAAAGCAACTGACGGAAGAATTGCCCGAGTGAGTGGTGTTTATACTTCACCAACACAACCGGCACAACGCGACAGCGGAATGAGCACTATTTTAAGAGCAACTGAAGGCGCCAGCCAAGCCGATTATCATGAGTTACGATATGCTGTTACAGACAAAACCGGAGAAGAAAAAGTAATCACTTGGGGTGACAGCACGATAAAATATTATTTCCGTTTTGAAGGACAAAGTCATCATGGCGGAGAATATCAAAATTATCTTGAATATTTTGTCGATAGTATCGAGCAGGGTTTTACCGCTTATCCAGATATGGAAGAAGGCATCGGAACTGTAGCTTTATTGCAGGCGATGGATAAATCGTTACAAACCGGAATGCCTATTAAAATTGCTGATGTCCTTAACGAATACGGATTATGA